GCATTTGCTCAAATTGCCCTCCGATGTCAACAGAAACTGAATCATAAACGTTACGTTGGGTAGTGGACGCTGTAACCGCCGACAACCCAGAGAGAGCTAGTCATGTGTCTGTCGCTAAGCATGAAAATGTCGTTCCACACTGGGACTAAGGTGTGTAAGTGACCCTCTTCAGGATCCCAAAGATAAACTGGAAAAGGACAACCAAGACCAGCAGCCGCGATTTTAGGGCAATTTTATTCATTGCATTATTATTCTGATTTAATGGCCTGCCTCCAAAGAAGGAGTGAGATCAGCCAACAAGCTGCTGCAGTGGATCCTCTTCAGGGGGCAGCTGGCACCACAGAGAGAtacagcaggggggggggggaacgtGTACGGCCggcatattttcacatttgactcaaaatgaactgtaaattaaggatttattttgaccaaaccagagttgctgattgttggaacagtaaCAAGACTCACCAAGTGGTGtttggtgagttttattttgtttctgtccagtTTGAATGTAGTCTATTTTGCGAATACAGTCTTTGTTCAGGTGTAAGAGAGAAACTTGAGTTCAGAAGGTGTGCAGTGGCATTTTTCTATTTACATGTAAGAAGTAGAGGGATATTTCCTTAATTGATAttttgtgagtttattttgttaaattctgATCCTGGTACATGCAGGCACTCCTCCTTACCAGGAAAGAGCAGCTTTCTCTGTGAATACAGTACGCACAGGGGAATTGATTGCTTCAGGGAGAatacatttaccatcagcacTGATCGGAAAGCCAAATAAAAGTTGCCAACTTTTCCCTCCtattttcatttcctctgcaATTGCACTTCATTGCTGTGTATCAATCTCCTCTGTGGAGACAAAGCAAGTCATGCTTCAATTTGATAAACTACTGAAATTACTCCAGATCTGCTGGAGGCACTGCTCCCaaatataatatactgtaaCCATAATGAGGTTGTACATTAAAACACGTGATCAGTAACAGAAGTCTGTCTGTTATCGTTTTCTTCAAGGAAATTCCCTCTGTGGATTTTGGgattatgtaatttaatttgtgtctcCAGATGAGACTATTAAGCAACATCACACAACAAATGCTCTTCAAAAAGGACTTTTGTCAGTTCTCACAGCCGCAGTTGTGATTTCtgcgtcttcttcttcttccaggtGACAGAGGAAACGTCCGATGTGCTGCATAAGCTGGGCTACTCATGCGAGTGTCGGGGATTGATCAACGTGAAGGGCAAAGGGGAGCTGAAAACCTTCTTTGTGTGCACCGACATGAGCAAGCAGCAAGGTATGGGTCTGAGCTGAGGCCCGGCCGCCACAGCCAACGCACCTGGAGACGGACTCATGCCAAGAGTTTAAAGACTCCACGAGTGCTGAGACAGAACAATCATTGATACAGCTGTGTCCTGTGATGGTAAAGAATGAAAGGATACATACTGAGGACTTTACCGCGTGTGTTGGATGTGACACTGAACACTTTCTACTCCGGACCTGTTGAACGGATCAGGATGTGGCAGTCATGGTGGAGAGATGGTCACTCGGTTTTTCTACATACATTTTACGTCCAGTGCTCagtcacttttgttttttttttttttttttttttgtctttaacttAGATGTTGTTTGCgatagaaggaaaaaaaaaaaaaaaaaaaaaaaaaaaaagtgtaatgtaCTAATGCCAAATACAGTTGTGTAATTTTTTGAAGACCTCTCtggtcctttaaaaaaaacaaaaaacaatggatTCTGTTTGGATCATAATTTGAAACACATCTGGTTTTCCTGTCTGGAGACCGGATGGACACACGGCTCTGTTACTGTGTAACGAGCAAGACACATGTGAGGAGGATAGACGGAGCTGTTTCAATTACAGAAACAGGCTGTAcagaagataaatatataaacacatatagaAACTCTTTTCTTGCTCCTTTACATCAATAACAGTAGGTTTCACTCTCTGGCCAAGCTGCAAAATCCTAGTTACTGTATCGACACATTCGCTCTTCATGTGCAAGGTTCCGGCTCTGTAGTGAGTAACAACTGTTTAATTTTACATATAAGACAAGATAGTTGCTGCATTTCAAAAAGGAAATACACAAATCTGTGTGCTGTATGTGCGTCATCTGTTCAAGTGTTTATTCTGCTTGTCTGCATAAATGCTGCAATGAGGGAAACCTGTGACGCTCTCCTTGGTGTCCTTAAGTCTGCGTGATCCAACAATCTGCCTGCTGTCAACGTTTTTTCTGGCTGCAGCTCAGATGATCTGATGTCGGcgctgtgtgtgtctctggaaACTTGATTCGTCTTGTGGCCTTATCTTTTGAGACCATcactttgtttgtatttgtggttagattgataataataataataatgtattggCCTTTATGTGAACAAATGTGACATTGAATTTTGTACAGTTACagaatgtaataaatgttttcctAAGTCTGCAGTTTGCCAAACAATATTTCACGAGAGCCAaggtttatatttaaaaaaaaaaaaaaaaaaaaggtttaatgaCTGAAATGCAtacaaatgtcacaaaaagCAAATTTCGTACAAAACGTAACTTATCAAACAGTAAAAGGTGGTTGGAGTTTCATCATACAGTGATGAGTGGAACTGGATCTTGACAACTGGACAAGGACTCCATTGGTTCAGCCGTCTCctgaactgaaaacataaaGTATAATATCAGATGCTAAGTTCTTGCTGACACGCTGTATGTATAGGGTTAAGTTCACACTTAACTTCCCACATAGCAGACAAATCAATGTTAtccagtggtggaggaagtgttcagatgttttacttaagtaaaagtactaagaTCACTCTGtagaaaatactctgttacaattaaaagtaattgaaaatgttacttaagtgaaagtattaaaagtataatcaggaaaatgGCCTCTGTGagaacatattatatattttatcagaTTATTACTCGTGAATTCATGTAGTTGGTTGAGGTGTAGCTACTTCTTAACTATACTGTATAAAGGACTGATATTCATGAACATCTTATTTTGCTCTTCCTATGTTTTGTATGCAAAACTCTTAATtggaaaagtaactaaagcatGCATGTCGAAtaataaaaagtgcaatatttccctCAGAAATGCAGAAGAGTAGAAAGTGTCATGAAAAGGAAGACTAAGTACAGGTACATCAAATTTGTACTGAAGTAAAGTACtaaaatgtacttagttacattccaccactgatgtTATTTAACATGCAGAATGGAAGTTTATACTCCCAGTATGTCCAGTAAGGTATTTACCTGTAGTGAGGTCAATGAGGGGCCCGGGTGGTTCTTGAGGAACAGCGATGCCCATGGCCCTCCTGATGCCATACACACTGCTGACGTCACACGGGGCCACTTGACCAGTCAGCTCAGTCAAGTTCCCCGTCACCTTCTCAGCTGCAGACAAAGGAAGAGTCAAAaggaaaacatcacaaaaacaagaaatgatATGCGAGTTTTACAGTTGGGGCCAATCAGAGGGCATTTTGCCACCGATTCAACCTTTAGCCAGAACATTTTGCACAGGAAGTTCTGTGTAATGTTTAAGgagtagttttactttttgggaaatacacttgtttgctttcttgcgGAGAGTTttatgagaagattgataccattaTTGaagtctgtacagtaaatatgaatttaccaccagcagccggttagcatagcttagcataatgccTGAAAACCGGGGGAAACAGCTGAACAAAATCCCCCTACCAGCAACTCTAAAGCTCACACTTTATAacaaaaatcacagtataaatTGTTGTAATATTCTGAGGCTTAACAGGAGCCGGGAGCAGTAACTTCCTgaagtctctgctggttgcctggcaacctcactctgccttggtttttgttttgattaaaccaacaacaaaaacatgttaattggGTGAGTTTTAGAAGTGAGTCAGTGTGGTTAGagttgctgttgtgttttcccATCCtcatgctaagctacgctaaccgGGTGCTAGCTTTAGCTTCGTTTTGACTGTACAGACATGAATAATGGTAGTTAGCTTGAGCAGCAATAACCAGCTTCTCCAACAAGTGTTCTCTGGGTACCATTCAACAGTGACGGATCTTTAGGACACACTCGCAATGAAATCAAGAACAATTATGTCTCTGGGATTGCCACTTTGAGGAATACAACCCTGGGAATGAGGTCAACGTTGCTGATTTAAATCACATCACTGTCTTAACTGTGAATTATTGTCTGGAGCTCAAAGACAAACCACATCAGTGGTGGGTGGCTGGTTAGGAGGTGAATGGATTGTTGTTAGAGGTCCACAGCTGGTGGCGACGGTTTGAGTGGAGGGAACAAAGGGTGGAGGGGGGCATGCACTGAGAGGCTCTTACCCAGCTCCAGCTCCTTGGCAGTCGGTGCCAGCAAGCAAATCATGTTAGGCGGCTGCTTAGCGCTCAGACGCTGCTTCTGTGCCTCCTGCAGGTCACGCAGGAGCTTTGTAGTCTCGTCCAATTTCTGCTGGAAGTGCAGGGCTTCTGTGACAGATCAGGGagatgggtgggtgggggtgggggagtgGAGGCAACACACATACCGTTAGTACTTCCTCTGGGTTCCTCCGGTTACCTTGCGGTAGCTCCTCGGGTCCTCGGTtgcatgtatatacatatacacaatacATCCATTCTTTCTCGGTCCTGATATGGACCTCTCTGTCTCACATTAACATCTGAGAGTGCTGAGAGGCTACAGGGGGAGAGGATAAACTCTGATGGGCTGTTAGGAAGATCTAAGAAGACACATAATGAGGTGCTGAACAGCTTAATGGCTCATCTAGCTGCTTCAGATGAAGGttgcttttagttttgtttttaaagacctCAATGGCAACAGTATTTAAAGTGTGATTATGAATCTCTTTGTACACGTATTCCTTTAAAATACATGACGCCGTCAGGGCTGACCAGATTCAGAAATCTGTGTCCTGCTCTCTGGGTTGGGCCGATCATATTGGTGATCCTCCATGAGAGTGAGTAGTTATTTCAGTTGTATATGttcattattaaaatgacactgattttttttttttttagattttttttttttagaatagcTTCTTTGGTCTTCTGTCTGATTCTGAACTAAAAAAAGCTACgagtcatttcattttgtccCATCTGGTTCTCAAATATATTTCCATCTAGATGGAAAGTTTAAACTCATATTGAGGCAAAATCACAATGTTATGTACATTGCAACTAgacaaatgtatatttatataaaagatcAATAGAAAATCAATGAGCAACAATTTTGAAAAGAGAATAATCATATTGGTCACtaatcaaacaaaaatgcaaaacaatctCTAAttgcagcttctcaaatgtaagtGTTTACCGCTTCGTCCTATTGCTTCTTCATATCAGTGTTACgggaatatctttgagttttgaacTGTTGGTTGGATAAAACTGAGTTTGTTATTTTCACCTTGTCCTCTGGCAAAACTTAGTTTTTATGACATATAGGCTAATTGGTTACTCAATTAATCTACAAAACTTTTAATTGATTATGCTGGAAAAGACTTTCAAGACCTGTAGATAccctgatataaaaaaaaacagactatcctttaataaaaaaaggattattatTTGCAGCTTTATATGCAGAAGTTTTACCCCCAGAGAGCTCCTCAGCCGTCTGCAGGCCTGCAGCAGAGCGCAGGATGTCGAGCCTGCTGCAGTTGGATGCTTCGGGTTCAGCTACCTACGAGAGACGAGGGGGGACACAGCATGTTTAGTCAGGTTAGAAAATTACATTCCAGCCTCGACAGCTGACGCATCAGGAGAACATCTAGGCCTTTTGAAGCCAATTTAGTCACGCTGCTCTTTCTCTACACTACAAATCAAACCTAATGAAAAGCTGCAAAAACCCGGGGAAGGGGGACGAGAGCGAGCTGGAAAGCGGCCAAGAACAGCAAATAGCCAGGACAGAGGGTTGCTGTATGCCTGACTGGAAGGGGGCCTGTACTTTGGTTTCCTCCGCTGCTCTGAGGGGCGATTCAGCCGCGCAGCCAGCGGGCACTGTAAGAAAACACGGGCCTCTCCAAAATTCTCCGACAGCGGGGCCTTGCGCGAGCAGCACCGCTGTGTTTTAGAGGGGGAAATGTTCTTTCCATGCGTGGATGGATCACCGCTAAAGGCAGGGCCCCTGCTATGTTGACACAGCTGGTTGACGTAGCAACCATCTGCAGAGGCCATatataatgacaaaatgaaatgaggTATCCACACATGAGGCGTAATGCGAGAAAGGCGAATAACGCCGCAGCGGGAGCTCCTCTTTGGAACATCACATCCAACGCTGACGGGGGTGGATGGCTTCGGTTTTGCGTTACATAGCACACGCTGATAAATGTTGTTATGAACTTGATGTTTATTTCCATTTACTGACTGCTCATCACTAAGGACAGGTTTTTCTTATCCGGGTATCAACTCTCACCTCCATGTCATCCGCGTTCTCTTGTGTGTTCGTTTCCTTTTGCAGCTGCTGGACGAgcggaaaaaaatacaaaactcatTCAAACAATTGATACTCTGTGCTGTTTAACTCAGCATTGAGGAAGTCAACTTGGATCAGTTGAGCAGTAACAATAGTTGCTTACTGTCTCGGCCTCCTTCAGGGCTTTTGAATGCTCTCCGTTCGTCAACGCATCCAGAACATTGTCCGCCAGTTTGTACACATACTCGTCTGATTTGGCGAGGAACTCTGTCAAGCTgccaaacacacagagaaaaaacatttactgctATTGTTTTTGAAGCGGGGGAAAAAGAACAATGAGAAGTCCACATGGACACTGCTGACACTTGCTGAAGCAGGAACTGAACATCCTGCACACTGTATGACAGAGACGGTTAAATACACCGTGGAAAGGAGATGAAACCAAAGAGTGAGAGATGAGGATGAGGCCCCGGCTACAGGCGACTTCCTCgagagtgaaaaagaaagaaacatctggAAAGTAATCAGCAAGGAATGCCGTTCTGTGACGTTCTGTGTAAATGCCAACAGAGCTCGGGTGCGTTTGTGGTCACGCTGCACATACCTGTCTGAGCCCGGCGGCTCGGACTCCTCGCCATACAGAGAGTAGACGAGGTCAGAATCCTCCTTGCTGATGTTGGCGAAGCTGGAGTCGTAGACGGGTGCGTAGGAGGTGAACGGCCCGTAGTTGACGTAGGACACTATTGAAAAGGGTTTTTTATGTTATCGGTCTGATTGGAGGTGTCTGATGTTAGCGAtgtgcagaaacagaaacattaagatGGAGCCATGTGTCACCTGGAGTGATCCTGTTCCTCTTATCCTCCCTGAAGCCCTGCAGGCTGTTCACACCGCTCTGCAGCCGATTGGACATCATGCCCAGTTTGACCGGACAGTAACCAGCATCTGcaacaggaaacacattttaaccaaCCGTCATAAGCTTTTCTCTCAGTTTCCTCATTTATTTAAGACCCatctgcaaatattttttttttcaattaatcatCTGAAAATGTGTCCAAGGTGACGTCtacaaaaaaatccaaagatattcattttacaatCTCATCAATAGAAGTGTGAGGAAAAAACAGCAATTCTTCACATTTTTAGAGCTGGACCCAGTGAACGTTTTGGACATTTTTGATtgaccaaaaaaacaattttataaaGGAATGTTTGCGCTCTGTTAGGATTCAAGATGGACCTACCTCCTGCTAAAAGATCTGCTGGGTTGAGGATTCCCAGAGTGGTGGAGCCGTCAGACTTTCGCCTTGCAAACTCCAACTACACAACAAATCAATGAAAGGGCTCaatgtcagcaaaaaaaaaaaaaatacttttgtatgAGGAATAATTGTGTTGTGGTTAAACTTTGAGATGGACGTGGAGAACATTAAACAACATTTCATCACATGGTCACATGACCagaattgaaattgaaaaattCCATATTCGGCTAATAGAAAAGCAAAGGGCTTTAACATTAGCTACTCTTCTTTTCATGTCGTTATTTGGTAAGAAGAggatttgggatttttttaattagtggATATGtcaatttgaaagaaaataaatccgGAGTTTAACCCTGCGTTCTCACATCACACTGCAGCACTCTGTTGGACAGCTTTCCTCCAGACTCCTGGATGACCTTGCGCATTTCCTCCAGCTCTTTCTCTACCTTTGCCGCCTCGTCCTTGGAGTCTTTGTCCTGTCTGAAATTGAAACACAAATTGAAAGACGAGACAGATGAGACACTTTAGTCCTGAATGAAAaggttctttatttattttgtggccagaataaaaataaaaaaaacttgcagaCTGCAGCATAATACTGCAAGGAGAAAACCTGTGCAAGTGCTTCTGTTCATTAAACGCCTACATTCTGCTTTCATTCCTCAGATAATCAACCTGGAAGCGTTTTGTTGACGTCAATAAGCGCCATCAAGACTTTAAACAAAGTATCTCCTGTTGTAACACGGAAGGTTAAAAGtggataaattaaaaacagcacagttaagtttttttttctttctctctgctgtttctctTCCGGTGAGTCATCACCAACACATGAATTAAATTCTCCGGTTCTGttacaacacacatttaaaaggaCGTACAGCCTTGAGAGAAAACAAGACCCAGCATGCTGCGAGGCATTCTTCACATTCTCGTCCTCCAGCAGAGGAAAACTTATTCCACTTCAGTGTCAGAGGACAATAGTAACCACCAGTGTGTGGAAAACTGGTTCCATCAGCATCCTGCATTTTCAGTCTTGGCTGATAAGGTACCTCAACCTTCCCTGTGTTGACATGTTTACTAATGTTTCTTGTTGGTGCACTTATCCACTTCACTgctaaaatacagtaaattccctgctgtgggactgataaaggatcatcttatcttatgttcagcacttatttcccttttaaatatCTGATTTTGGCAGACCAGCTGGGAACTGTAGTTGGATCTTTGGCTCAAGATCAGAGACCGCTTTTGGCCATGAGAGATACTCGTGTCACTCAACTTAAGCCGGCTTTAAAATAGTGTAGACTATCAAGCTTCAAGGGATTCGAGTAGTGAATCATGATTATCATTTCACTTCTTCTCATTGAATTCTGGGTCGTCCCAGCTTAAAAGCAGCTTTGCTGAAGTGGCATATGTCTGTGACTTTTAGAAACGTGCATGTAAAGTCAGCGGGTTAAAGGACCTGGGTGTGCTGGGGGTCTGGGATCTCTCGCTGGCGCCTGTGGTCGAGGTTCCATCTCTGTTCTGGTCCAGGCCGGTGCCCCCTTGCTCCTCAGTCTTTCCCGGCAGTTTAGCAGAAGGGTCGAGGCCAGACATGAACTCTATGCTCTGCTTCAGGCTATCCAGTCTTTCCTATGATGGAAAGACAattcaaggttttatttttctcacttaGGATCAGGAAGGAGCACAGAAGACACATTTGCTGGATAAACCTGTTGgtactactgctgctacaaTTAGAGGCAATCTGCTGCCCCCATCTGTTGCTTTAGAGCAAAAGCAAAACGTTACTTaactttttttccactgcttCATGTGAAGtaaaaggcaaaaataacacTGCAAATATTAAAGAATGCTTTTTATGTAGAGAATGGAAAGAGTTACATTTATGTTTCAGTTAATAACATCCGGGTTTAAAGAAGTGaactttttttcctgtgaaagGGCCTCCCTAACGTTGACGCATTTCTGACTCTTGTTTGGTTTTCACAGACAATGAAGGTCGAACTAATCATCACTGTAAACTGACACATAGTTAAGAAATATTTTAAGCATAAAATTATGaagatacagaaaaataataaatgcccCAAGAAGCTTCCAGTACAGTTGGTATGATCCCTTTTTCCCCCTGAATCTTCAGTTTCATACCTGGTTCAAGATCTTCAGTCCAGAGTGTAACAGTTTTCTAGCTGCTTTATGGTAAATCGTCTCAGGTTTGTTGTAAATCATGGCGTTTTCACACATAACCTTGAAATCCAACTGcatcaacacacaacacatcaaacacattaaaacaacttGTGAATCTTGTGAATTAAAACGCATTGAATAGTGTTTTATCCtggtcaacaaaacaaacattatgcCATGGCCCATGCTAGTGGTTATGGGGGgaatttttgtatttctgctttataGTACTTTGTCTTAACTTTCTGTGcaagctctctttttttgtttgtttttacattaatccaacaaaaacaacaagctaTTTTACAGGTTGTCCCATCACGTTTTTTTGGCCACCACCTAAGTCCTTTAATATTGGTTGTCTCCGATACTCCTGTTAAccaaaatgttgattaaatatgtttctgacACTTTGAAATAACAGCTGTAGCCTTCTAAATTTGACACAAATACTTTTCCACTAGCTACACTGAAAGTCCTGATACAAAACTATAAAGTTGATACGACATTTCTATCTTGCTGCGTGTTTTCTACTTAGCATGCAATAATACCCCTGTGTGTAAAACAGACACATACCCTGAGTTCATCCAGCGACTGATAGTAGTCTTTCTTCACTTTGTCCTTCATTGTACTGAAGTCCATGGGCCGTCTGATAATCACAGAGTAGCCGGGTGCAATGAGGTCTGTCACCGGAAACGAGAAGAATGCAGTGGGATCTttcctgcagagaaaacacacacacacacatatacagtatttattcaCGGCACCAGGCATAAGCTTACTTTACTGTAGGTGAAGGGGAGGCTTATGGTCAGTAACGTAATCACACGCACTGTGAGGAGACTTGCTGTTGAATGTGCAAGAGCTCATAAATAAACAAGCAGATACATATTTATCTCATATCAATTAATGATATGAGGGGGGCTGTGACTCAGTGGGGAGctgggtcgtcctccaatcagaggatcgacggttcgatacccggcttcggcagtccatgtcgatgtgtccttgggcaagacacttaaccccaagttgctgtgtggactggatgttgtatgaatgttagttagagtctgatgggcaggtggcaccttgcatggtagtgtgaatgggtgaatgatatgtaatgatatgtaatataggCTTTGAGCTATTGATTGTAAgtagctttggataaaagcgtctgctaaatgactgtaatgtaatgatcaaTGCTGCACCTTTGGAGCTGCCTGATGAGCTGGTTCAAAGCTTCCTGCAGAGGAGTTTGTTCCTTTGCTATGAGAAAGAATAACAAAGCATCAAGGAC
This region of Anoplopoma fimbria isolate UVic2021 breed Golden Eagle Sablefish chromosome 2, Afim_UVic_2022, whole genome shotgun sequence genomic DNA includes:
- the brd7 gene encoding bromodomain-containing protein 7 isoform X2; amino-acid sequence: MGKKHKKHKSEKHGYEEYGERPLKLVLKVSGNEVTTGSSSLDTFYDEQPADHDKPKEKKKKKKKDKERSFGSPEDDKGKKKITKKKKGQEAEEDERSRTPIRSELDKLEAKEQTPLQEALNQLIRQLQRKDPTAFFSFPVTDLIAPGYSVIIRRPMDFSTMKDKVKKDYYQSLDELRLDFKVMCENAMIYNKPETIYHKAARKLLHSGLKILNQERLDSLKQSIEFMSGLDPSAKLPGKTEEQGGTGLDQNRDGTSTTGASERSQTPSTPRQDKDSKDEAAKVEKELEEMRKVIQESGGKLSNRVLQCDLEFARRKSDGSTTLGILNPADLLAGDAGYCPVKLGMMSNRLQSGVNSLQGFREDKRNRITPVSYVNYGPFTSYAPVYDSSFANISKEDSDLVYSLYGEESEPPGSDSLTEFLAKSDEYVYKLADNVLDALTNGEHSKALKEAETLQKETNTQENADDMEVAEPEASNCSRLDILRSAAGLQTAEELSGEALHFQQKLDETTKLLRDLQEAQKQRLSAKQPPNMICLLAPTAKELELAEKVTGNLTELTGQVAPCDVSSVYGIRRAMGIAVPQEPPGPLIDLTTVQETAEPMESLSSCQDPVPLITV
- the brd7 gene encoding bromodomain-containing protein 7 isoform X1 — its product is MGKKHKKHKSEKHGYEEYGERPLKLVLKVSGNEVTTGSSSLDTFYDEQPADHDKPKEKKKKKKKDKERSFGSPEDDKGKKKITKKKKGQEAEEDERSRTPIRSELDKLEAKEQTPLQEALNQLIRQLQRKDPTAFFSFPVTDLIAPGYSVIIRRPMDFSTMKDKVKKDYYQSLDELRLDFKVMCENAMIYNKPETIYHKAARKLLHSGLKILNQERLDSLKQSIEFMSGLDPSAKLPGKTEEQGGTGLDQNRDGTSTTGASERSQTPSTPRQDKDSKDEAAKVEKELEEMRKVIQESGGKLSNRVLQCDLEFARRKSDGSTTLGILNPADLLAGDAGYCPVKLGMMSNRLQSGVNSLQGFREDKRNRITPVSYVNYGPFTSYAPVYDSSFANISKEDSDLVYSLYGEESEPPGSDSLTEFLAKSDEYVYKLADNVLDALTNGEHSKALKEAETQLQKETNTQENADDMEVAEPEASNCSRLDILRSAAGLQTAEELSGEALHFQQKLDETTKLLRDLQEAQKQRLSAKQPPNMICLLAPTAKELELAEKVTGNLTELTGQVAPCDVSSVYGIRRAMGIAVPQEPPGPLIDLTTVQETAEPMESLSSCQDPVPLITV